Proteins co-encoded in one Brassica rapa cultivar Chiifu-401-42 chromosome A02, CAAS_Brap_v3.01, whole genome shotgun sequence genomic window:
- the LOC103852374 gene encoding cytokinin hydroxylase gives MMFVSVKYALVIVMTLILRVLYNFIWCYYLTPRRIKKLMERQGITGPNPRFLTGNIIDISKMVSYSVSDHCSSIHHNIVPRLLPHYVAWSKQYGKRFIVWNGTEPRLCLTETEMIKELLTKHNSVTGKSWLQQQGTKGFIGRGLLMANGEAWHHQRHLAAPAFTRDRLKGYAKHMVECTRVMAGKLRKEVKESGGDDKEVEIGEEMRRLTADIISRTEFGSSYDKGKELFSLLTVLQRLCAQSTRHLCFPGSRFLPSKYNREIKSLKTDVERLLMEIIESRKDNVEIGRSISYGDDLLGLLLNQMDRSKNNLNVQIIMDECKTFFFTGHETTSLLLTWTLMLLAHNPTWQEKVRREVRQVSGQDGIPSVEQLSSLTSLNKVINESLRLYPPATLLPRMAFEDIKLGDLIIPKGLSIWIPVLAIHHSKELWGEDATEFNPERFSSRNFASSRHFMPFAAGPRNCIGQNFAMMEAKLILAMLVSKFSFTISENYRHAPIVVLTIKPKYGVQLILKPLDS, from the exons ATGATGTTTGTTTCAGTAAAGTATGCCCTCGTGATAGTGATGACCTTGATATTAAGAGTCCTATACAACTTCATTTGGTGTTACTACCTCACACCAAGACGCATTAAGAAGTTAATGGAACGTCAAGGCATCACCGGCCCAAACCCACGCTTCCTTACTGGAAACATCATCGACATCTCCAAAATGGTTTCTTACTCTGTCTCCGATCATTGCTCTTCCATCCACCACAATATCGTTCCTCGCCTTCTCCCTCACTACGTCGCCTGGTCTAAACAATATG GGAAGAGATTTATAGTATGGAACGGGACGGAGCCGAGGCTGTGCTTGACGGAGACGGAGATGATTAAAGAGTTGCTGACGAAGCACAATTCCGTCACCGGTAAATCATGGCTCCAGCAGCAAGGCACTAAAGGGTTTATTGGACGTGGTCTTCTCATGGCCAACGGCGAGGCTTGGCACCACCAGCGCCATTTGGCAGCTCCTGCGTTCACACGTGATAGGCTCAAAGGATACGCGAAGCATATGGTGGAGTGCACAAGGGTGATGGCGGGGAAGCTAAGGAAGGAAGTTAAGGAAAGTGGAGGAGATGATAAAGAGGTGGAGATTGGAGAGGAGATGCGGCGGCTCACGGCGGATATAATATCTAGGACGGAGTTCGGAAGCAGTTACGACAAAGGAAAGGAGCTTTTCAGTCTACTCACTGTCCTTCAGCGACTCTGCGCTCAGTCCACTCGCCACCTCTGTTTTCCTGGAAGCCG GTTTCTACCGAGCAAATACAATCGAGAGATAAAGAGTTTGAAAACTGACGTAGAACGTCTTTTGATGGAGATTATAGAGAGCCGGAAAGACAACGTAGAGATCGGTCGGAGCATCTCGTACGGGGACGACCTCTTAGGGCTTCTCCTGAACCAGATGGATCGCAGCAAAAACAACCTTAATGTTCAAATAATAATGGATGAGTGCAAAACTTTCTTCTTCACTGGTCATGAGACAACCTCTCTTCTTCTCACGTGGACCCTCATGCTCCTTGCTCATAATCCCACGTGGCAGGAAAAAGTACGCCGTGAGGTCCGACAAGTTTCTGGCCAAGACGGTATCCCTTCCGTTGAGCAACTCTCAAGTCTTACCTCG TTAAACAAAGTGATAAACGAGTCACTAAGACTTTACCCTCCTGCCACTCTTCTACCAAGAATGGCATTTGAAGACATAAAACTCGGCGACCTGATCATCCCTAAAGGCTTATCTATATGGATCCCTGTCCTGGCGATTCATCATAGTAAGGAATTATGGGGTGAAGATGCGACTGAATTCAATCCTGAACGCTTTAGTTCTAGAAATTTCGCGTCAAGTCGTCATTTCATGCCTTTTGCAGCCGGTCCTAGGAACTGCATTGGCCAGAATTTTGCGATGATGGAGGCAAAGCTAATATTAGCAATGCTTGTTTCCAAATTCAGTTTCACAATATCGGAGAATTATAGACATGCTCCTATAGTTGTGCTTACTATAAAACCTAAGTATGGAGTTCAACTAATTTTGAAGCCACTGGATTCGTAA
- the LOC103832306 gene encoding uncharacterized protein LOC103832306 isoform X2, whose translation MDPEAEIRDTKRRKEHIDMLSIVCDSEHGIPTRCPCGGSIIHEVRGKEEYDTLPGKRFFTCINYEADGFHYRQPWVIGVQEHIERLTSRVEEVEAVIKWLPEVNNKIKSLEAEVKALTVEVDRLTGKVYNLTVQVDHLEKCCFD comes from the exons ATGGATCCCGAAGCAGAGATAAGAGACACAAAGAGAAGAAAGGAGCACATCGATATGCTTTCAATCGTGTGTGATTCAGAACACGGGATTCCGACGAGGTGTCCCTGCGGTGGGAGTATAATTCACGAGGTTCGTGGGAAGGAGGAATACGACACTCTCCCCGGCAAGCGTTTCTTCACCTGCATAAACTACGAG GCTGATGGTTTTCATTATCGTCAGCCTTGGGTCATTGGTGTGCAGGAGCATATCGAACGGCTCACAAGTCGTGTGGAGGAGGTGGAGGCGGTGATCAAGTGGCTGCCGGAAGTGAATAATAAGATCAAGAGTCTGGAG GCAGAGGTAAAAGCCCTCACTGTGGAGGTTGATAGGCTCACTGGGAAGGTTTATAACCTGACCGTGCAAGTGGATCACTTGGAGAAATGCTGCTTCGACTGA
- the LOC103832306 gene encoding glutathione S-transferase T3-like isoform X1, translating into MDHFPLNSPGFVNLLTSQTPQPIEIGSSEVPKPPERRKWTTKEDLVLISAWLNTSKDPITSNEQKLGAFWKRIEEYLNASPLLVGSIPREWSQCKQRWGRINEQVCKFVGCHEAALKEQASGHNENDVMKVAHDIFFNDYKSKFILEHCWRELRFDQKWRSHSLTSNGAKEKRKETADEVGREEDVRPPGVKASKAAKRKKHGNEAAFDQIETILAAKNILSKQKILDRLLGKNADTLTDQELALKNKLISELL; encoded by the coding sequence ATGGATCATTTTCCCCTAAACTCTCCCGGCTTTGTTAACCTGCTTACTTCCCAGACCCCTCAGCCAATAGAAATAGGATCTTCTGAGGTTCCTAAACCTCCGGAAAGGAGGAAGTGGACAACCAAAGAAGATTTGGTGTTGATCAGTGCTTGGTTGAACACCAGCAAGGATCCAATAACCAGTAATGAACAGAAGCTAGGAGCATTTTGGAAGAGAATAGAGGAGTACCTGAATGCTAGCCCTCTGCTCGTTGGCTCTATTCCTAGGGAGTGGAGTCAATGTAAGCAGAGGTGGGGAAGGATTAATGAGCAGGTGTGTAAGTTCGTGGGATGTCATGAAGCTGCTCTGAAGGAGCAGGCGAGTGGACATAATGAGAATGATGTCATGAAGGTAGCTCATGACATCTTCTTTAATGACTACAAATCCAAGTTCATTCTTGAACATTGTTGGAGGGAGCTTCGGTTTGATCAAAAATGGAGATCACACAGTCTGACATCAAATGGTGCAAAGGAGAAAAGGAAGGAAACTGCGGATGAGGTGGGTCGCGAGGAAGATGTTAGACCTCCCGGAGTCAAGGCTAGCAAAGCAGCAAAACGCAAGAAGCATGGCAATGAAGCAGCGTTTGATCAGATCGAAACCATTCTAGCAGCCAAGAATATTTTATCCAAACAGAAAATACTTGATAGGTTGCTAGGCAAAAACGCTGATACACTTACAGATCAAGAGCTTGCTCTAAAAAACAAACTCATATCTGAATTGCTTTAA
- the LOC103852372 gene encoding ribulose bisphosphate carboxylase small chain 1B, chloroplastic has translation MSSVMLSSATIASSPSHATMVAPFIGLKSSAAFPVTCKAKTKITSITSNGGRVNCMKVWPPIGKKKFETLSYLPDLTDVEIAKEVDYLIRNKWTPCIEFELEHAFVYREHGNIPGYYDGRYWTMWKLPLFGCTDSSQVLKEVQECKKEYPNAFIRIIGFDNNRQAQCISFIAYKPLSFGDA, from the exons ATGTCTTCCGTTATGCTCTCTTCCGCTACAATAGCCTCTTCTCCGTCTCATGCCACAATGGTCGCACCATTCATTGGACTTAAGTCATCTGCTGCTTTCCCAGTGACATGCAAGGCCAAAACCAAAATTACTTCCATCACAAGCAACGGCGGAAGAGTTAACTGCATGAAG GTGTGGCCTCCTATTGGTAAGAAGAAGTTTGAGACTCTTTCTTATCTTCCTGACCTTACCGATGTTGAAATAGCCAAGGAAGTTGACTACCTTATCCGCAACAAATGGACTCCATGTATAGAGTTTGAGTTGGAG cacGCCTTTGTGTACCGTGAGCACGGAAACATCCCTGGATACTATGATGGCCGATACTGGACAATGTGGAAGCTTCCTTTGTTTGGATGCACTGACTCATCTCAAGTGTTGAAGGAAGTGCAAGAGTGCAAGAAGGAGTACCCCAACGCCTTCATTAGGATCATCGGATTCGACAACAACCGTCAAGCCCAGTGCATCAGTTTCATCGCCTATAAGCCACTAAGCTTCGGCGATGCTTAA